ATCACCGGCGGACGCGTTATTGACCCGAGCCAGCATCTGGATGCTGTCACCGATGTCTGGCTGCATGGCGACAAGGTACTGCACATTGGCTCGCGACCAGACTTAAAGGCGAATCACACCATCAATGCTCACGGCAAAATTGTCACGCCGGGGTTGATTGATATTCACGTGCACCTGCGTGAACCCGGTCGTGAAGAAGATGAAACCATTGCCACCGGGGCGGCGGCAGCATTGGCAGGTGGTGTCACCTCCGTTGCCTGCATGCCCAATACCGAACCAGCCATCGATAGTCAGGCTGCTGCGGAGTTCGTGGTGCTTCAGGCCAAACGGGCTCGACAGGCACATGTCTTTCCTATCGGTGCTGTCACCAAAGGCCGCAAGGGCGAAGAACTGGCGGAGATGGGTGGCCTCGTCGCCGGTGGTGCGGTCGCTTTTACCGATGATGGTGCACCGGTCAAGAGTGCAGAGATTATGCGACGAGCGCTCGAATACTGCCAGATGTTCGACAAGCCGGTGCTCAATCACTGTGAAGATCTCGATCTCTGCAAAGACGGCGTGATGAACGAAGGGGTCATGTCGATGAAGCTGGGTCTGAAGGGCTACCCGGCTGCTGCGGAAGATATCATGGTTGCCCGTGATATCATCCTGGCTGAACTCACCGGTGGCGATCTGCATGTGCTACATGTTTCTTCAGCAGGTTCGGTTGATCTCATTCGCCGGGGCAAAGACAAGCAGGTGAAAGTGAGTGGTGAAGCGTGCCCGCATCATTTCCTGCTGACCGATGAATGCCTGAGTAGTTACGACAGCAACTATAAGATGTCACCACCACTGCGAACGAAGAAGGATGTAGCAGCGATCATTGCTGGCCTGAAGGATAACACCCTGGAAGTGCTGTGTACCGATCATGCTCCACACGCACCGGAGAAGAAACTTCGTGAACTCGATCAGGCCCCCAATGGCATCGTTGGCGTGGAAACGTTTCTTCCTCTCTGCATCAAGGGGCTGATTGAACCGGGGCATCTCACCTGGAACGATATGATTGCGAAGATGACGTGCAACCCGGCACGCATTCTCCGCTTGCCGGGTAAAGGCTCGCTCAAGCCGGGCATGGATGCGGATGTGACGATCATCGATCCGAATCTGCGTTGGGTGATTAAGCCCGATCAGTTCAAGTCGAAGAGCCGGAACACGCCGTTTGGCAACTGGGAAGTGACTGGCCGGGCTGCTGCTGCCATCGTGCATGGCGAGGTGCGGTATCAGTTATAATCCCGATACACATTAAACCTCAATTTGAATAGTCTGTCCCTCGGCGATGCTTAAAATTGCATTCAA
This window of the Planctomycetia bacterium genome carries:
- a CDS encoding dihydroorotase → MHVTTTLITGGRVIDPSQHLDAVTDVWLHGDKVLHIGSRPDLKANHTINAHGKIVTPGLIDIHVHLREPGREEDETIATGAAAALAGGVTSVACMPNTEPAIDSQAAAEFVVLQAKRARQAHVFPIGAVTKGRKGEELAEMGGLVAGGAVAFTDDGAPVKSAEIMRRALEYCQMFDKPVLNHCEDLDLCKDGVMNEGVMSMKLGLKGYPAAAEDIMVARDIILAELTGGDLHVLHVSSAGSVDLIRRGKDKQVKVSGEACPHHFLLTDECLSSYDSNYKMSPPLRTKKDVAAIIAGLKDNTLEVLCTDHAPHAPEKKLRELDQAPNGIVGVETFLPLCIKGLIEPGHLTWNDMIAKMTCNPARILRLPGKGSLKPGMDADVTIIDPNLRWVIKPDQFKSKSRNTPFGNWEVTGRAAAAIVHGEVRYQL